The following are encoded together in the Proteiniphilum saccharofermentans genome:
- a CDS encoding penicillin-binding protein, which yields MKKQNRNNKRAILGRYGFIVALLMVFAVMIIFSAGKIVFTAEGKKWREVGEKETVIRDRVILPKRGNIYTHDGKLLATTEPLYSIYMDFWADGMQKDTLIKYVDDLSVALSKKFPDRTAAQYKNVIMNGWSMREKEERQILENKEKEIDKRVPIRSRYVRILRNDISYVDLKEIRTYPFWNQRSNRSGLIAEERNARKKPFGNLANRTVGSIYKDIDKGGASGLELKYDSLLRGVPGVKFRQKIQGKWMDVVEKPAEEGWDIVTTIDAAIQDITERALREKLIETDAESGTAIIMEVKTGEIKGIANLDRLSNGNYAEGNPNAFSYMNEPGSTFKTVTTMVALDDGVVTPADSFYVGNGLFQYNRRWVRDHYWRRGQNRGYMTVAEGMAVSSNVVMSKIVLKGYENNPTKFVEGIDRIGLRKRLTWDVPLKGIEGTSSIRFPDDKTNYWSKTTLPWMSFGYETQVPPIYMLMFYNGIANGGTMIKPFIAKQFFEKGKVVKNVEAEVVNPKMCKESTLEQIHQMLLKVVEDGTAKVVGSDYFSIAGKTGTAQIASGGSYANYYVSFCGYFPADDPMYTIFVGLRKPKGVPSGGGMAGMVFKNIAEQTYLRKVQLDVQDCKTDSTLHKEPVLKNGNWDRNRSLLNALNLPAEGPAEAADWVKMKYDSTTYRSEAIALNSGLIPDVRGMGARDAIYLLEKSGLRVNLIGAGKVVSQSLSPGQKLVKGTTVTITMR from the coding sequence ATGAAGAAACAAAATCGGAATAACAAACGGGCCATCTTGGGTAGATACGGTTTTATCGTTGCCCTGTTGATGGTGTTTGCCGTGATGATCATTTTTTCTGCCGGAAAGATCGTATTTACTGCCGAAGGGAAAAAATGGCGTGAAGTAGGTGAAAAGGAGACTGTGATCAGGGATCGTGTGATCCTGCCCAAAAGAGGCAATATTTACACGCACGACGGCAAACTTCTGGCAACTACAGAACCGCTATACAGTATCTATATGGATTTCTGGGCAGATGGGATGCAGAAAGATACACTTATTAAATATGTGGATGACCTCTCGGTAGCATTGTCCAAAAAATTCCCTGACAGGACCGCCGCCCAGTATAAGAATGTGATCATGAATGGATGGTCGATGCGTGAAAAAGAAGAACGGCAGATACTTGAAAATAAGGAAAAAGAGATTGATAAGAGAGTGCCGATCCGTTCGCGGTATGTTAGGATATTGCGAAACGATATCTCTTATGTCGATTTAAAGGAGATCCGTACCTACCCCTTCTGGAACCAACGCTCTAACCGCAGTGGATTGATTGCCGAGGAACGTAACGCCCGTAAAAAACCTTTTGGCAATTTGGCCAACCGTACAGTTGGTAGTATATATAAGGATATTGACAAGGGAGGGGCCAGCGGATTGGAATTGAAGTATGACTCATTGTTAAGGGGTGTCCCGGGAGTGAAATTCCGTCAGAAGATACAAGGCAAATGGATGGATGTAGTGGAGAAACCGGCCGAAGAGGGATGGGATATAGTCACTACCATAGATGCGGCCATACAGGATATAACTGAACGGGCTTTGCGGGAGAAGTTGATTGAGACGGATGCCGAGTCGGGTACAGCCATTATCATGGAGGTAAAGACCGGTGAAATAAAAGGAATTGCCAACCTCGACCGTCTGAGTAATGGGAATTATGCCGAAGGCAACCCCAATGCATTCTCCTATATGAACGAGCCGGGTTCAACTTTTAAGACGGTGACTACGATGGTAGCACTCGATGATGGGGTGGTTACTCCCGCCGATTCATTTTATGTGGGAAACGGACTCTTCCAGTACAACAGAAGATGGGTCAGGGATCACTACTGGCGCAGGGGGCAGAATAGAGGTTACATGACTGTGGCTGAGGGGATGGCTGTCTCGTCGAATGTGGTAATGAGTAAAATTGTATTGAAAGGATACGAAAACAACCCTACAAAATTTGTAGAGGGGATCGACCGTATCGGTTTAAGAAAGCGGCTCACATGGGATGTGCCATTGAAGGGGATAGAAGGTACTTCATCCATCCGCTTTCCCGATGATAAAACCAATTACTGGTCGAAGACCACCCTTCCCTGGATGTCGTTTGGATACGAAACCCAGGTGCCTCCTATCTATATGCTGATGTTCTATAATGGTATCGCGAATGGTGGGACAATGATAAAACCCTTTATTGCCAAGCAATTTTTTGAAAAAGGGAAAGTGGTGAAGAATGTTGAAGCAGAAGTGGTCAATCCGAAGATGTGTAAGGAGAGCACATTGGAGCAGATACACCAGATGCTGTTGAAAGTGGTAGAGGACGGTACAGCCAAAGTGGTGGGTTCGGACTATTTCTCCATAGCCGGTAAGACCGGTACGGCACAGATCGCCTCCGGAGGAAGCTATGCCAATTATTATGTTTCATTCTGTGGTTATTTTCCGGCGGATGATCCGATGTATACTATTTTCGTAGGACTGAGAAAACCCAAGGGGGTACCTTCAGGAGGCGGAATGGCCGGTATGGTATTTAAAAATATTGCGGAGCAGACCTATTTAAGGAAAGTGCAGTTGGATGTGCAGGATTGTAAGACAGACTCTACATTGCATAAAGAACCGGTGTTGAAAAATGGGAACTGGGATCGGAACCGGTCTTTGTTGAACGCTCTGAATTTACCGGCGGAAGGTCCGGCAGAGGCTGCCGATTGGGTGAAGATGAAGTACGACAGTACCACTTACCGGTCGGAAGCAATAGCGCTGAACAGCGGCCTAATTCCGGATGTTCGGGGAATGGGTGCCCGCGATGCAATCTATCTGTTGGAGAAGTCAGGACTGAGAGTAAACCTTATCGGGGCAGGAAAAGTAGTATCCCAGTCGCTTTCACCCGGTCAGAAGCTGGTGAAGGGTACTACTGTCACTATTACGATGCGGTAA
- the mraY gene encoding phospho-N-acetylmuramoyl-pentapeptide-transferase, whose protein sequence is MLYYLFEYLDKLDFPGAGMFQFVMFRSAMAAIFSLLIGIFVGKKIISVLQRRQIGETIRNLDLEGQYSKRGTPTMGGVIVILSILASTLLFGKLENIYIILMLVSTVWLGTLGFADDYIKVFKKDKEGLKGKFKIVAQIGLGLIVGLTIYFSPEMVVRENTEIRVNNVIEEVTYKNEDVKTTSTTIPFVKNNNFDYKWLVRWMGDYADTAVWIVFILVVILIVTAVSNSANLTDGLDGLTSGSSAIIGVALGILAYVSGRVDFASYLNIMYIPGGDELMVFASAFVGACVGFLWYNAYPAQVFMGDTGSLTMGGIIGVFAVLIHKELLLPILCGVFFVEALSVIAQVAYFKFTKKKYGVGKRIFKMTPLHHHYQKPGDGSIDALIQKPFAPLAEPKIVSRFWLVGMILAVLALATLKMR, encoded by the coding sequence ATGTTATATTATCTATTTGAATATTTAGACAAACTCGATTTTCCCGGAGCGGGCATGTTCCAGTTCGTGATGTTTCGTTCTGCAATGGCAGCTATCTTCTCCCTGTTGATCGGGATTTTTGTCGGGAAGAAGATTATCAGCGTATTACAACGGAGACAGATAGGGGAAACCATACGGAATCTCGATCTGGAAGGTCAATATAGCAAACGGGGTACACCCACTATGGGAGGAGTTATTGTGATCCTTTCCATTTTAGCATCCACATTACTTTTTGGGAAATTAGAGAATATCTATATTATCCTGATGCTTGTCAGCACTGTCTGGCTGGGTACATTGGGTTTTGCCGATGATTATATTAAAGTATTCAAAAAGGATAAAGAGGGATTGAAAGGAAAGTTCAAGATCGTGGCACAGATCGGGCTGGGGCTGATCGTTGGCCTTACCATCTATTTCAGTCCTGAAATGGTTGTCCGGGAAAATACTGAAATCCGTGTCAATAATGTGATAGAGGAGGTGACTTATAAGAATGAGGATGTAAAGACTACCAGTACTACCATTCCTTTTGTAAAGAATAATAACTTCGACTACAAATGGCTTGTCAGGTGGATGGGAGATTATGCAGATACTGCGGTATGGATTGTTTTCATTCTGGTGGTGATCCTTATCGTGACGGCGGTCTCTAACAGTGCCAACCTGACGGATGGACTGGATGGACTGACCTCCGGTTCCTCGGCGATTATCGGGGTGGCATTGGGTATCCTCGCCTATGTTTCGGGGCGTGTCGACTTTGCCTCTTACCTCAATATAATGTATATACCGGGTGGTGATGAACTGATGGTTTTTGCTTCTGCCTTTGTGGGGGCCTGTGTCGGCTTCCTCTGGTATAATGCTTATCCGGCGCAGGTATTTATGGGCGATACAGGTAGTCTGACAATGGGAGGGATTATCGGTGTCTTTGCCGTATTGATCCACAAGGAACTCTTGTTGCCAATTCTATGTGGTGTCTTTTTTGTGGAGGCATTATCTGTTATCGCCCAGGTAGCCTATTTTAAGTTTACGAAGAAAAAATATGGTGTCGGTAAGCGTATCTTTAAGATGACCCCGCTGCATCATCATTACCAGAAACCGGGTGATGGAAGTATCGATGCCCTTATTCAGAAGCCTTTCGCTCCATTGGCAGAGCCGAAGATCGTAAGCCGCTTCTGGTTAGTAGGGATGATTTTGGCAGTATTGGCACTGGCGACACTCAAAATGCGGTAA
- the murD gene encoding UDP-N-acetylmuramoyl-L-alanine--D-glutamate ligase codes for MDKKLIVVLGGGESGVGSAILAQKKGFRVFLSDSGVLNDTHRETLQAYRIAFEEKQHTGEYILTADEIVKSPGIPDTAYIMQKVLAKGIPVVSEIEFAGRYTDAKMICITGSNGKTTTTSLIYHILRSAGLNVGLGGNIGKSFARQVAEESYDYYVLELSSFQLEGVYDFKADIAVLLNITPDHLDRYDHNLQHYVEAKMRIIRNQRTEDAFIYWIDDPLVTKEIEKLKPAATTYPFGEKKNGHMAAYTENGKLYIQTKENIFDMELELLALEGMHNVYNSMASGIVAKLMDVSDEQLRTSLSDFKGVPHRLEKVATVRGVQYINDSKATNVNSCWYALQSMRTKTVLILGGTDKGNDYTEIEELVRSKVRALVFLGKDNSKLHAFFDGKVDEIRDAGSMTEAVEAAYQLAQKGDTVLLSPCCASFDLFKNYEDRGDQFKECVRRL; via the coding sequence ATGGATAAAAAGTTAATAGTGGTATTGGGGGGCGGTGAGAGCGGTGTGGGTTCTGCCATACTCGCGCAGAAGAAAGGCTTCAGGGTATTTCTTTCCGACAGTGGTGTGCTGAACGATACACATCGTGAAACGCTTCAAGCATACCGGATCGCTTTTGAGGAGAAACAACATACTGGGGAATATATATTGACGGCCGATGAAATTGTGAAAAGCCCGGGTATCCCCGACACTGCCTACATCATGCAAAAGGTGTTGGCAAAAGGTATTCCTGTAGTCTCCGAGATTGAGTTTGCCGGAAGATATACGGATGCAAAGATGATCTGTATCACCGGAAGTAACGGTAAAACCACCACAACCAGCCTGATCTACCATATCCTTCGCTCGGCAGGATTGAATGTGGGATTAGGCGGTAATATCGGAAAGAGCTTTGCCCGCCAGGTGGCGGAAGAGTCGTATGACTATTACGTATTGGAATTAAGTAGTTTCCAATTGGAAGGGGTATATGATTTTAAAGCCGATATTGCAGTGCTCCTGAATATTACCCCTGATCATCTGGATCGCTACGATCATAATTTACAGCATTATGTGGAGGCCAAAATGAGAATCATCCGGAATCAGAGGACTGAAGATGCTTTCATTTATTGGATAGATGATCCTTTAGTGACGAAAGAAATTGAGAAGTTGAAACCAGCGGCCACCACTTATCCCTTTGGAGAGAAAAAAAACGGTCATATGGCTGCATATACCGAAAATGGGAAACTGTACATTCAAACGAAAGAAAATATATTCGATATGGAACTGGAATTGCTTGCTTTGGAAGGGATGCATAACGTGTATAACTCGATGGCATCGGGTATTGTCGCAAAACTGATGGATGTCAGCGATGAACAGTTACGTACATCCCTGTCCGATTTCAAAGGAGTCCCGCACCGGCTCGAGAAAGTGGCTACGGTACGTGGAGTGCAGTATATCAACGACTCCAAAGCGACCAATGTGAATTCATGCTGGTATGCCTTGCAGAGTATGCGTACGAAAACAGTATTGATCCTCGGAGGAACTGACAAAGGGAACGATTATACCGAAATTGAAGAATTGGTACGCAGCAAGGTGAGGGCACTGGTCTTTCTGGGGAAAGATAACAGTAAACTGCACGCCTTCTTCGATGGTAAAGTGGATGAGATTAGAGATGCCGGTTCTATGACAGAAGCGGTAGAGGCAGCCTATCAACTGGCACAGAAAGGTGATACGGTTTTGCTGTCACCCTGTTGTGCAAGTTTCGACCTGTTTAAGAATTACGAAGACCGTGGTGACCAGTTTAAGGAGTGCGTCAGACGATTGTGA
- a CDS encoding UDP-N-acetylmuramoyl-L-alanyl-D-glutamate--2,6-diaminopimelate ligase has translation MKLSKLIEACDVIALRGNGEVEVTSITSDSRTVTPGSLFIAVEGIFTDGHAYIGKAIEQGAVAVVYDKPMIEEYFSRVTYVQVKQSAISLSQIASAWYGHPSSLLKLVGVTGTNGKTTIATLLYDAFRHLGYPSGLLSTVANYVDGERYPTTHTTLDPVTLNDFLRKMVDAGCEYAFMEVSSHAVHQKRVHGLRFAGAVFTNLTQDHLDYHKNMLEYRNVKKSFFDDLPVDAFALTNIDDKNGPVMLQNTKAAQYTYSVRGMADFKARIFEKHFDGTDIEINGKELTVQFVGTFNVYNLLAVYGAGILLGLDEEELLRTLSLLKPVAGRFQTLRSPQGYTVIVDYAHTPDALSNVLSAIDGVLNRKGRIITVVGCGGNRDKTKRPIMAREAVQLSDKAVFTSDNPRFEEPGEILQDMLDGLTEEQKGNTLTIADRREAIKTACALAQPGDVILIAGKGHEDYQEIKGVKHHFDDKEEVEKIFNKLKTKSEKIE, from the coding sequence ATGAAACTGAGTAAATTGATTGAGGCTTGTGATGTTATTGCCCTGCGTGGCAACGGTGAGGTGGAGGTGACATCCATCACGTCCGATTCTCGTACGGTAACGCCGGGTTCCCTTTTTATTGCGGTAGAAGGGATCTTTACCGACGGTCATGCTTATATCGGTAAGGCGATAGAGCAAGGTGCCGTGGCAGTAGTGTATGACAAGCCGATGATCGAGGAGTATTTTTCACGCGTGACCTATGTACAGGTAAAACAGAGTGCTATCTCTCTCTCTCAGATAGCTTCGGCATGGTATGGTCATCCTTCGTCATTGCTGAAACTGGTCGGTGTTACCGGAACAAACGGGAAAACCACTATCGCTACATTACTGTACGATGCGTTCCGCCATCTGGGCTATCCTTCGGGATTGCTTTCCACAGTGGCCAATTACGTGGACGGGGAACGGTATCCCACTACGCATACCACACTCGATCCTGTTACTCTCAACGATTTCCTGCGTAAGATGGTCGATGCCGGCTGTGAATATGCTTTTATGGAGGTGAGTTCACATGCTGTTCACCAGAAACGGGTGCACGGACTTCGGTTTGCAGGAGCTGTTTTTACCAATCTGACCCAGGATCATCTCGATTATCATAAGAATATGCTGGAATACCGCAATGTGAAAAAGTCCTTTTTTGATGATCTTCCGGTTGATGCCTTTGCACTGACCAATATCGATGACAAAAACGGACCGGTCATGTTGCAGAATACGAAGGCTGCGCAATACACTTATTCGGTGAGGGGGATGGCTGATTTCAAAGCCCGTATCTTCGAAAAGCATTTCGACGGTACAGATATAGAGATAAATGGAAAAGAACTGACCGTGCAATTCGTGGGCACATTTAATGTGTATAACCTGTTGGCTGTATACGGGGCGGGAATCCTGCTTGGGCTCGATGAAGAAGAATTGCTACGAACGCTTTCTCTGCTGAAGCCTGTGGCAGGCAGATTCCAGACACTCCGTTCGCCGCAGGGCTATACGGTGATTGTCGATTATGCACATACGCCGGACGCTCTTTCCAATGTGTTGAGTGCTATTGATGGTGTCCTGAACAGGAAAGGGCGGATCATCACCGTAGTGGGATGCGGCGGGAATCGTGACAAGACTAAACGTCCTATTATGGCACGGGAGGCGGTGCAACTCAGTGATAAAGCAGTCTTTACGTCTGACAACCCCCGGTTTGAAGAACCGGGAGAAATCCTCCAGGATATGCTCGATGGGCTTACCGAAGAGCAGAAAGGCAACACGCTTACTATTGCCGACCGTCGGGAAGCAATCAAAACTGCCTGTGCGCTGGCACAACCGGGAGATGTGATTCTTATTGCCGGCAAAGGGCATGAGGATTATCAGGAGATAAAAGGAGTAAAACACCATTTCGATGACAAGGAAGAGGTGGAAAAAATATTTAATAAACTAAAAACTAAAAGTGAAAAGATTGAATGA
- the rsmH gene encoding 16S rRNA (cytosine(1402)-N(4))-methyltransferase RsmH, whose translation MVLNGGQGEVVYHTPALLDESVDGLNICPNGVYVDVTFGGGGHSREILNRLGEKGRLIAFDQDEDAVRNISADPRFTFVHTNFRFLKNFLRYHGVEAVDGLLADLGVSSHHFDISERGFSFRFQGELDMRMNRQAQKRASDILREYDEGQLAELFFRYGELRNARQIASAVVRYRKDKQIRETDDLLAILEPFTRREKEKKTLAQAFQALRIEVNGEMDALKEMLLQALRVLKPGGRLCVISYHSLEDRLVKNFFKTANFEGELIRDFYGNVETPFTMVNRKVIVPSEEEQQRNPRSRSAKLRIAEKVDR comes from the coding sequence ATGGTTTTGAATGGCGGACAGGGTGAAGTGGTATATCATACGCCGGCATTGCTTGATGAAAGTGTCGACGGGCTGAACATTTGTCCCAACGGAGTGTATGTCGATGTCACTTTCGGTGGCGGAGGGCATTCCCGTGAGATACTGAACAGATTAGGTGAAAAGGGACGACTTATTGCATTCGATCAGGATGAGGATGCTGTCCGAAATATTTCTGCCGACCCCCGTTTTACTTTTGTGCATACCAATTTTCGCTTCCTGAAGAACTTTCTTCGATATCACGGCGTGGAAGCAGTGGATGGTCTTCTGGCTGACCTGGGAGTGTCGTCTCATCATTTTGATATATCAGAGCGTGGTTTTTCGTTTCGTTTTCAGGGTGAGTTGGATATGCGTATGAATCGCCAGGCGCAAAAGAGGGCATCCGATATCCTCCGCGAATATGATGAGGGGCAGTTGGCTGAACTCTTTTTCCGGTACGGTGAGTTGAGAAATGCACGCCAGATAGCTTCGGCGGTGGTGAGATACCGGAAGGATAAACAGATAAGGGAGACAGATGACCTCCTTGCAATTCTGGAGCCATTCACCCGTAGGGAAAAAGAGAAAAAAACGCTGGCGCAGGCATTTCAGGCACTTCGTATTGAGGTGAACGGTGAAATGGATGCACTGAAGGAGATGCTTTTGCAGGCTTTGCGGGTGCTGAAGCCGGGAGGACGCCTTTGTGTGATCTCGTATCACTCGCTGGAAGACCGCCTGGTGAAAAATTTTTTCAAGACAGCCAATTTCGAAGGAGAACTTATAAGGGATTTCTACGGAAATGTGGAGACACCCTTCACAATGGTAAACCGCAAAGTGATTGTGCCGTCGGAAGAAGAACAGCAACGGAATCCACGATCAAGAAGTGCCAAGTTGCGTATCGCGGAAAAAGTGGATAGATGA
- a CDS encoding GNAT family N-acetyltransferase, with the protein MEKIINPIDKNLIKSELTVQKRVRTTNKANNEIYVFTAHDSPNLMKEVGRLREIAFRHYGGGTGLEADIDQYDTMDVPYRQLIVWDPENEEILGGYRFICGSDVEFDGQNKPMLATAHLYNFSEQFISEYLPHTVELGRSFVSLEYQSTLLGRKGIFALDNLWDGLGALTVIDPGIKYFFGKVTMYGTYNKDARNMILYFLHKHFPDNEKLVTPIDPLMTNTDIVRMKQLFTGKKFSEDYRILNKEVRALGYNIPPLINAYMSLSPTMRFFGTAINDEFGDVEESGILIEIDQILEEKRARHIESYLKSNPSKRFLMLLRKRIAGSAGRRKVTLPKLKRIEKRKERK; encoded by the coding sequence ATGGAGAAGATCATAAATCCTATCGATAAAAATTTGATAAAAAGTGAACTGACCGTTCAAAAGAGGGTCAGAACGACCAATAAAGCCAATAATGAGATTTATGTATTCACAGCGCACGATTCACCTAACCTGATGAAAGAAGTCGGAAGGCTGCGTGAGATCGCTTTCCGCCACTATGGAGGGGGGACCGGTTTAGAAGCAGACATCGACCAATACGACACGATGGATGTGCCCTATCGGCAGCTGATCGTATGGGATCCCGAGAATGAAGAGATATTAGGCGGCTATCGTTTTATCTGCGGTTCGGATGTGGAGTTTGACGGGCAAAACAAACCGATGCTTGCCACCGCCCATCTTTACAATTTTTCAGAACAATTCATTTCAGAATACCTGCCACATACCGTAGAATTGGGCCGGTCATTCGTTTCACTCGAGTATCAGTCGACATTGCTGGGTAGAAAGGGCATTTTCGCACTTGACAACCTATGGGACGGATTGGGAGCTCTCACCGTGATCGATCCGGGGATCAAATATTTTTTCGGGAAAGTCACCATGTACGGCACCTACAATAAGGATGCACGCAACATGATCCTCTATTTCCTTCACAAGCATTTTCCCGATAACGAAAAGCTGGTAACCCCCATCGATCCGCTCATGACAAATACCGACATAGTCCGGATGAAGCAGCTCTTTACAGGAAAAAAATTCAGTGAAGATTACAGGATACTTAATAAGGAAGTACGTGCGTTAGGGTATAATATACCTCCGCTGATCAATGCTTATATGAGTTTATCGCCCACCATGCGCTTCTTCGGTACTGCCATCAACGATGAGTTCGGAGATGTGGAAGAATCAGGTATCCTCATTGAGATAGACCAGATACTGGAAGAAAAACGGGCACGCCACATTGAGTCTTACCTGAAGAGTAATCCCAGCAAACGTTTTCTTATGTTGCTCAGAAAAAGGATAGCCGGTAGTGCGGGAAGAAGAAAGGTTACACTCCCGAAATTAAAGCGTATAGAAAAAAGGAAAGAGAGAAAATAG
- a CDS encoding FtsL-like putative cell division protein, whose protein sequence is MRFVIAIVLVMFLFISHRYKVLQQMAEIEKLQQELRDAKYESLTISSSLTEASRQGEIERRIEEAGLELKVTNEPVYYLDK, encoded by the coding sequence ATGAGATTTGTTATTGCTATTGTGCTAGTGATGTTTTTGTTTATCAGCCATCGATATAAAGTGCTTCAGCAGATGGCTGAGATAGAGAAATTACAGCAGGAGCTCAGGGATGCAAAATATGAATCGCTCACCATTTCTTCGAGTCTTACTGAAGCAAGCAGGCAGGGCGAGATTGAACGACGTATTGAGGAGGCTGGTTTGGAACTGAAAGTGACAAATGAGCCTGTTTACTATTTGGATAAATAA
- a CDS encoding division/cell wall cluster transcriptional repressor MraZ, translating to MLQFLGNMEAKADAKGRIFVPAIFRKRLQSEGEEFLVLRKDIFQECLVLYPGSVWEKEIETLRGRLNKWNKEQQQIFRQFVLDAERLEMDANGRILISKRYLQMVSIESDVRFLGVDDTIEIWAKEKLEKPLVDPDEFSLKLQQLMEHFH from the coding sequence ATGCTGCAATTTCTGGGAAATATGGAAGCAAAAGCCGATGCAAAGGGAAGGATCTTTGTGCCGGCAATCTTTCGCAAGCGTTTGCAGAGCGAGGGGGAGGAATTTCTTGTGCTTCGAAAAGATATTTTCCAGGAATGTCTTGTATTGTATCCAGGGAGCGTGTGGGAGAAAGAGATCGAGACACTCCGTGGCAGATTAAATAAATGGAATAAAGAACAACAGCAGATCTTTCGCCAGTTTGTGCTGGATGCTGAAAGGCTTGAAATGGATGCGAACGGACGGATACTTATCTCGAAGCGTTATTTACAGATGGTTTCCATTGAATCGGATGTTCGTTTTCTCGGTGTGGATGACACAATTGAGATTTGGGCGAAAGAGAAACTTGAAAAGCCGTTGGTTGATCCCGACGAGTTTTCTTTGAAATTGCAGCAATTGATGGAGCATTTCCATTAA
- a CDS encoding 1-acyl-sn-glycerol-3-phosphate acyltransferase, translating to MDHNAFRVDIDRILRDKSPRYYNKIPKFLINWLKRTLHQDDINGILERNQGLEGVAFMRALIDKEFKLMLQTRGEESIPDEGRFIFASNHPLGGLDGICLSAILGEKYNGKIQYLVNDVLYYIDPLKPIFVPINKYGSQAKDSARAINEAYASDTQIITFPAGLCSRKQKGLIRDPEWMKSFIIKAVEYKRDVIPVHFAGRNSNFFYNFANLRKSSGIKFNVELIYLPDEMFKNSNKSFTITFGKPIPYQMFDKSKTPAEWAQYVKDVVYSMA from the coding sequence ATGGATCACAATGCATTCCGGGTTGATATTGACCGTATTTTAAGAGATAAATCACCCAGATATTACAATAAAATTCCCAAATTTCTGATCAATTGGCTCAAGCGGACTCTCCATCAGGATGACATTAACGGCATCCTGGAACGGAACCAGGGACTTGAGGGGGTAGCATTTATGCGTGCCCTTATCGATAAAGAATTCAAATTAATGCTTCAAACCAGGGGGGAGGAGAGCATTCCCGATGAGGGAAGGTTTATTTTCGCATCCAACCATCCGCTAGGCGGACTTGACGGTATTTGCCTTTCTGCCATTTTGGGAGAAAAGTACAACGGGAAAATCCAGTATCTTGTAAATGATGTACTTTATTATATTGATCCGCTGAAACCTATCTTTGTACCCATTAACAAATACGGTTCCCAAGCTAAAGATTCGGCACGGGCCATCAATGAGGCTTATGCATCTGACACCCAGATAATCACTTTTCCGGCCGGACTCTGCTCCAGAAAGCAGAAAGGGCTCATCAGAGATCCGGAATGGATGAAAAGCTTCATCATAAAAGCGGTTGAATACAAAAGGGATGTTATTCCGGTACATTTTGCAGGCAGGAATTCCAATTTTTTCTACAATTTTGCCAATCTGCGCAAATCATCGGGTATAAAATTCAATGTAGAACTGATCTATCTGCCCGACGAAATGTTTAAGAATAGCAACAAGTCGTTCACCATCACCTTTGGCAAGCCTATTCCCTACCAAATGTTCGACAAATCCAAAACACCGGCAGAGTGGGCACAATATGTAAAAGATGTGGTTTACTCGATGGCATAA